The sequence ATTTtgatatagcctatatatatatatatatcacaaaaaacaaaatatatgtaAGCTACAGTTGTATACAATGTAGAAACCATGTATCCAACGTGataaattaactaatgttattaTAAGTATAAATACGATCTGTAAAGAAaacaattaattattataaGTGGATCGTTATGACATATGTACGTTAGTTGACACCGTTTTAAATCATCACGAACATTTtaggttaaaatgtatatttgatATATCATAACTGGTCACCTTTTCTTTTAggttttaatcacattttaggTTTAACTAAGTTCGTTTCAAATGCTCCTCTGTTGCGACCAATGAATTTTCGAAGACAAACATTCCATGTAGGCTTTCAATTGTTGAGGTTAAAAAACTCTATATTAATTAGAAAATAATATGTAGAGTGTTGTTCAGTTTTACCTGGAGTACTATGTCACAACACAGGACATGTCAACATACCaaaaatgtcaagtcaagtgtTTATGTCTCTTTCAGGTGCATCATGTGGGCACGTGTGGGTCTGGTGGGTTCAGTGGCCCTAGGGTCAGTGTTTTGGTTTCAAAAGAATAAGGCTGAACCCTCTCCATACGAGCTTAAATTAATTCAAGTTTTATTCAGACATGGGGCGAGGACGCCGCTGAAATCTATACCAGATGTGTTGGAGGTAAGAGAGCTGATTAGTGTCACTTCAGTGCCCAAAGTTGCAATGTTGTGTGATCATGGGGGTAAAAAACTATaggaataataattttaatataataaatataatacaaaagatGATGGgacaaaaaaaacccaacaagAATCTAGAGAATGCACAAATGTGGCATTATTCTTAATTGTTTAAATGTCTCAGAATCATTTGTCAATCTCATTCCTAACAGCATGCTTTTTTTACTCCGAGACAGTGGCACTGTCATATGTCTTTAATAGTCTACATGTTGATGCTAATTATATCCAGTATGACGCAGGGTTTTTGCACCCCTAGGCACAATGGGTCCCTGAGCTACTAGAAGCACCCGCTCACACAGAAATGGACTATATGATTACAGACCTGCAGGGGGGACCCAGACCCCCAGCTCTTGTGGAGGACAGCTACAGGGAAAAAATATTGACGGTGagtttgtgtttatgcatttgtGCCACATTCTTATcgcctggaaaatccagcctcactgctgtaccagcggatgagtctggtctgccattgaatcaattcgatttctagggcggagcaaatccgagcaaacaggaagcggagtaaactaatcagagaagggcggatatgacgttagcaaagcgacaagagagtcaacagcgaaaagtaaataatgaatgtgtttttggtcacttaaaactgaattcacggcggaatagaacaaactctcgggtctcccgtgcgcaatctttgttgatattgaagggattttcgccgcactagagtgacgctgtttgcgtcactgaaataaactaatctgattgcacggtatggtttggagttgactcgaaTCGCGACGGAGGGCAgactgaccagactgatatatcttgtagaagatatatcagtctggccttGCCAGGCAAACATTCTTATACAACGGAAACTGTGTTTTGCACAGAGGATTAGAAAGGATCCATCTTGTGGTTTCCCTACTGAGAGGTAACATTAGGACCACAACTCTTTTTAATGAATAGGTTTGGCTATTCCAGTGAGTCCAGAGCGGGCAAATATTAATGCTACTTTATAGCTTAGTTTAGCTCCAagcctaatcaaacacacccgaACAAGCTAATCATTGTCTTCAGTATTACTAAGGTTACAGGTAGGTGAGtttttttatcagggttggagctaaattcTGCAAGACAGCAGCACTCCAGGACTGACGTTGCCCATCCCTGTTCTACAGAATTGTGTGCATCCAGCTTTGTGGCAACAGTTTGACGAGGGTCCTTTTTTGCTCCATTGTGACAATGCCCctgtgcacaaagcaaggtcaaaaaataaaaaggtttaTTGAGTCTGGTGTAGAAGAACTTGACTGACCTGCAACAAAGCTCAGACCTGAATCCCATTGAACTAAACCCTTTCTCCCAGCATCAGTGATGCTTTTGTGTTTAAATTGGACAAAATATGTGCAGCCACATTCTAACATATAATAAAAGCTTTCTGTGAAGAGTAGAAAATAAAAGAGCAAATGGTTTGGAAATGAAATGCTCAGCAGACATACTGTATGGTTGTGTTGTTTGGAAGTCTACATAGTTCTAGTGATATAGTGTCATTTACAGGCATGTTTTGAGTGCATGTTTGGAATGAAGTGGATTGATAGTAAATGGCAGTGTCAGACATTATGTAAACATTAGCATACCTAACTGTTTAGATGGAAATTGTGCCAGGTTGTcacataaaaaaagaatgacACTGACTTTGGCTCCTGCTTTCATAGGGTGGAACTTATCCAGGTCAGCTGACCACGGTGGGCATGCAACAGCTGTACGATCTTGGAGTGAAGTTACGAAAGAAATACATACAGGAAGAGCCCTTCCTCACACCTTCTTTCAACCCTAAAGAAGTTTAGTGAGTGATATTGGCGATTTTTCATTCAGATTTTTATATTGTTCGACACCGTTTTGCTGCTGGCAAAAATGACACcttaaattgtattatattgAGGAGAAAAAACGGTAAGaattaatttgttaacattagttaactagttaactttttatttattaatcttagtttatgttcattttaacatctactaatacatatttaaatctaAGGTTGAATTTGTTCATATTATTTAATtgaacatgaactaacaatgaacagttgtatttttattaattaacattaacaaaaaataatactttaacAAACAAATTGCTAACGTTAACTAATGGGACTTAATTTATATGAATGTTTATGGCTCTGAATTGCATCATTAAGCTAAATGAGTAAGATGGACTATCTGTCGTTGATTTACAGCATTCGCTCTACCAACATTGTGCGCACCATTGAGTCGGCTAAGTGTTTGGTGGCTGGACTGTTCCAACAGGAACAAGCAGGTAAGGTGGCAGCTCAGCTATGCTTTTTTTGTGTGGTTTGGTTGAGTAATGGATGAGATGAGCATTACACACTCCTGTGTTTGCCTTTCCATGTTTGATTTTCTCCCACTCTAAGGTGTTGTGTCCATCCTCACTGATAAAGCTGAGAATGAAGTCCTCTATCCCAACTATCATGGATGCAAGCTGCTCAAGCGGCTCATTGGGTAAAACCTGCTTTATTttgataataatgatgataataaactTAATATAACATTCATACTGAACAACAGCTCAAAATGGAAAGttaattgagatttttttttgataatgataataataataataaaatacatttaaataaaaaattccaAGAATTGTAAGAACTACTTATTCCTAAATGTTCCTAAatatttaaccttttttttttttttctttaattatttgtttatttaatgagGTTTGTACTTTTTTCCTGGTTAAACAATACTCTAATAACAAcattatactttattataatgaaaCATTAGACCTTTGCTTTGGTAAAATACACTACCGTCcagaagtttggggtcggtaagatttttttaatgctttagaCGCTTTTAAataagtttcttatgctcaccaaggctgcatttatttgatcaaaaatacagtacaacaataatattgtgaaatgttattacaatttaaaataactgctttctattttaaaatcaattaaaagtatttaagaattttcagcatcaatactccattcttcagtgtcacatgatccttcagaaatcattctaatatgctgatttgctgctcaaaaaacagttttattattgttattagagGTTCAAcagatcacaaaactcacggttcggatcATATCAtattggggggtggggggtaacTTTCCATTTATTACTTAGCCCACTTTAACAACTCCAGTATGACAGCAgaaactactagcctaactaatagcctacattattaaaggcaagtgaacagactgtaaaaagaaccaatactgtacaccaattacaagcatagatatACAAcaaaaagttacaaataaagtataatgtctaactgtagtattaattttcatgtacagaaatttaataattaaatgtagaatgacactgttcactgtataaatttaatatagattaacAGACAATAGCAAGTATttataggttgctgtcactttgaGTAAGACCCCATGCACGCACACATCCGAATTCTCATCTCGttcaattaaaggtgccctcgaatgaaaaatttaatttatattggcatagttaaataacaagagttcagtacatggaaattacatacagtgagtctcaaactccattgtttcctccttcttatataaatctcatttgtttaaaagacctcagaagaacaggcgaatctcaacataacaccgactgttacgtaacagtcgggatcattaatatgtacgcccccaatatttgcatatgccagcccatgttcccaataTCATGAAAGGCATTAGAAAAGGGCAGacattaacgtctggatgtgcacagccgaatcatcagactaggtaagcaagcaagaacaatagcgaaaaatggcagatggagcaataataactgacatgatccatgatatcatgatatttttagtgatatttgtaaactgtctttctaaatgtttcgttagcatgttgctaatgtactgttaaatgtggttaaagttaccattgtttctcactgtattcacggagacaagagccgtcgctattttcatttttaaacacttgcagtctgtatgattcataaacacaacttcattctttataaatctctccaacagtgtagcattagccgttagccacggagcacagcctcaaattcattcagaatcaaatgtaaacaatataacagtatacaatactcacatgatccgacgcatacatgccgcatgcatgacgaacactttgtaaagatccatttgagggttatattagctgtgtaaactttgtttattcactgtttaaggcaagtgcgagctccgtgggtggagagcacgagaattaaaggggcagcagcataaatcggctcatatttaatgatgccccaaaataggcagttaaaaaaactaataaaaaaaaatctatggggtattttgagctgaaacttcacagacacattcaggggacaccttagacttatattacatcttgtaaaaaaacgttcgaggGCACCTATAAGATATAACCTAATGTGTTTACGAGAATACTTGCCGAGAAGGGTATTTTGATTGACATAATGCGTGTATGTATCCATCCAAGTGCACTGACGACGCGAAAGAGAAATAAATTTGGAGTTCGCGAGCTATATGTAACTCGCCCCCCTCTCTGTATCTCTTGGCTATCTAGGCTATGTGCGCACCAATTACAGTGTGGGGTGCGATACCGAAATCCTCTTTTGCCTCTTCTAGCACTGGAAtggttttatatctatttaatgtgtaaacTAGCAAGACAAAACACGTGCAAATGATAACCTTTCACTCTATTGCAgttaaacttgcaattgatGCGCGAATCACATGCGTCCCAAACCGTGGGGCTTGGTCCGTACGGATCACGTATCAACAACGATCCGTTTAACCACTAATTGTTactataaatgttgaaaacggttgtgcttcttaatattttttgtggaaactgactttttttcagtaatctttgatgaatagagttcaaaagagcagcatttatttgaaatatgtcttttttaaaattgtCATGTGTCTTATGTACTGTCACTTTTCATCAATCATGCTAgctaaataaaagtaataatttctttcaaaaaaaaaaatcctcctgaccccaaagttttgaatATTAGTGTAAATGCCCAAAACGGGTCTAACATCATGTGTCTGTGATTGACTGTGGTGCATCAAATGTAGTCATCGTTGGGGAGAATCATCCACGCTTCCTGACATTGCTGCAGACCTCCAGAGCATCCAGAGCTCCTTGGGTGTTAATCCTCATCAACGTCTCGACTTCATCCTCATTAGAGATGACATGGTGGCCAGAGAGGTAAAGTGTCCCCTGTTAATACATTCTACACATTCATCTGTGTTAGCTATGTTTTTCAAATTCAGTACTGTTATATTATTGATCCTAGACCCATGGCCTGCCGCTTCCTACAGCTCTGGAGCACTGGAGGAGTATCGTAGAGCAGAGAGCAGTAGATATGATCTATCACATCTATGAGCCCAGTAAGAGGTGAGGGCCAGGGAATCCTGCTATAGATTCTTAAGAAGAGAATGTAAGAAGTTGCTTATGTTTTAAGGTCtctgtaaatgtttatttgcttTTGTTTGTCCTCAGGCAGAATTTACAGA is a genomic window of Chanodichthys erythropterus isolate Z2021 chromosome 14, ASM2448905v1, whole genome shotgun sequence containing:
- the acp6 gene encoding lysophosphatidic acid phosphatase type 6, producing the protein MWARVGLVGSVALGSVFWFQKNKAEPSPYELKLIQVLFRHGARTPLKSIPDVLEAQWVPELLEAPAHTEMDYMITDLQGGPRPPALVEDSYREKILTGGTYPGQLTTVGMQQLYDLGVKLRKKYIQEEPFLTPSFNPKEVYIRSTNIVRTIESAKCLVAGLFQQEQAGVVSILTDKAENEVLYPNYHGCKLLKRLIGHRWGESSTLPDIAADLQSIQSSLGVNPHQRLDFILIRDDMVARETHGLPLPTALEHWRSIVEQRAVDMIYHIYEPSKRQNLQMCVGPLFHILLTNIEDKIQGPTSKPDRKLFLYSVHDTTLMPCLMALGVFDMKWPPYAADITLELYQHRQTNQHYVKVSYIGQDQKIPGCSDVYCPLDEFKKAMAVYSLPTERYFALCNSADDHPKL